The sequence AAAATTTATACCAGGAGTAGATTCTTCAGAAAATATAGTTGGTTATGTAGTAGTAGTGGATCAAGGTGGATATGGAGGAAATATTAATTTTTCTTTAGGAGTAGATTTAGAAGGAAAAATTACAGGGCTAAGAATAATGAACCATCAAGAAACACCTGGATTAGGAGCTAAAATTACAGGACTTGAATGGGAAAATCATTGGATAGGAAAAGATAAAACTTGTACTTTCGATAAGTCAGTAGATGCTTTTGCAGGAGCAACTATTTCTCCAAGCTGTGTTTACGCAGGTATTCAGAAAGCATTATCAGCATATGCGGGGGTGAATAAATAATGGCTAAAAATAGATTAAGTATAGTTATAAATGGATTAGTAAAAGAAAATCCAGTATTTGTTTTATTACTAGGGTTATGTCCAACACTAGGAACAACAACTTCTGCAATTAACGGTATGTCTATGGGACTTGCTACAACAGCTGTTTTAGTGTGTTCGAATTTTTTAATATCATCAGTAAAGAAATTTATACCAGATAAGGTAAGAATTCCAGCGTTCATTATGGTAATAGCCTCTTTAGTTACTGTTGTTCAAATGATGATGGAAGCATATACTCCTGGAATTTATAAAGTTCTAGGTTTGTTTATACCTCTGATAGTTGTTAACTGTATAGTTTTAGGAAGAGCTGAAAGTTTTGCTTCTAAAAATGGAGTTTTTGACTCGTTATTAGATGGATTAGGGTCAGGTCTTGGATTTACATTAGCTTTAACAATATTAGGATCAATTAGAGAAATTCTAGGAAATGGATCATTATTCAATATTTCTCTTTTCCCAGCTAGCTGGCAACCAGCATTAATATTCATATTACCTCCTGGAGGATTTATGACTATAGCTTTTGTTATTGCTTTTCAAAACTATTTAAAACAAAAGAAGGAGGCATAGTTAAATGGATTTCGGAAAATTATTTAGTATAATTATAACTTCAATCTTTATTCAAAACTATGTTTTTGGTAGAGTATTAGGGATTTGTCCTTATATGGGAGTTTCTAAAAAAGTAGAATCATCTATTGGGATGGGAATGGCAATTGTATTTGTAATTTCATTATCATCCGCGATAACATGGATTATATATCAATATATGTTAGTACCTTTTGGTTTAGAATATCTACAAACAATAATGTTTATATTAATCATTGCTTCTTTAGTTCAATTTGTAGAAATGGCAATTCAAAAATTATCGCCTAATTTATATAATGCTCTAGGGGTTTATTTACCATTAATAACAACAAATTGTTGTGTATTAGGGGTTGCAATATTAAATATACAAGAAGGATATAATTTTATAGAAACAGTAGTAAACGGAGCAGGAGCAGCAATTGGTTTTACATTAGCTTTAGTATTACTTGCAGGAATAAGAGAAAGAATGGAATATTCAGATATTCCAGCACCTTTCAAAGGTGTTCCAATAGCATTTTTAGCAGCAAGCTTTTTGGCAATTGCATTTATGGGATTTAGTGGAATGAAAATATAATTTTTGGAGGTCAAAATGGGTAGTGAAATTTTAATAGCTATGGTAATTCTTGGTGTAACAGGACTTGCAATGGGGCTATTCTTAGCTTTTGCCTCTAAAAAATTTGAGGTTAAAGTAGATGAAAGAGTTACAAAAATAACAGAATGTTTACCAGGAGCAAACTGTGGTGGTTGCGGATTCCCTGGTTGTGGAGGATATGCAGATGCAGTAGTTAACAAAGGAGCTAAGCCAAATTTATGTGCTCCTGGTGGTGCTGGAGTATCTGAAAAAGTAGCAGAAATTATGGGAATGAAAGTTGAAGCTTCAACTGGAGATAAAATAGTAGCTAAAGTTCTTTGTCAGGGAAATACAAAGAATGCGAATACTAAATATAATTTCAGAGGAGAAATACAAACTTGTGCAGCGGCAAATATTTATGCAAATGGAGAAAAAGCATGTTCATATGCATGTTTAGGATTAGGAGATTGTGTAAAAGTTTGTCCAGTAGGTGCTATAAAGGTTGTAGATGGAATAGCTAGTATAGATGAAGAAAAATGTGTATCTTGTGGTGCATGTAAGAATACTTGTCCTAAAGGAGTTATTGAAATGTTACCTCAAAAAAAATTGGTAACTGTAAAATGTTCATCTAAGGACAAAGGTGTGGATGCTAGGAAAAATTGTAAGGTAGCATGTATTGGTTGTGGAATGTGTGCAAAGGCATGTCCTAAGGATGCGATTATAATAGAGAATAATTTAGCAAAAATAGATCCTGAAAAGTGTATAAATTGTGGTTTATGTGAGCTAAAATGTCCGACTAATGCAATTGTTAACTTAAGATTTGAAAGTGGTCACGGAGTAAGAAAAAAGCCAGCGCCTAAAAAGCCAGCATCTAAAAAAGAAGAAGTTAAAGCAGAAAATAAAAAATAGAATAAAAAATAGAATAAAAAATAGAATAGTGCTAATAGAAGAGTATCTATTAGCACTGTTTTTATGAAGAAAAAAAAAATATAAAAAAATGTAAAAAAACCTTTGAAATTGTTATAAAGTATGATATAATCTTTCAGGTGTACAAAGGATATTAATTCTTTTAAATGAAAAAATTAAAGGAGGTGTATAGATGTCTAGCAAATTAAGAATCTATTTAAAAGCTTATGATCACATGTTATTAGATCAATCAGCTAAAAAAATAGCGGAGGTAGCACAAAAGTCAGGAGCTGAGATAGCAGGGCCAATGCCACTACCTACAAGAATAAAAAAATACACTGTATTAAGATCAGTACATGTAAATAAAGATTCAAGAGAGCAATTTGAGATGAGAGTTCACAGAAGAATGGTAGAAATAAAAAATTCTACTCAAAAAACTATATCATCATTAACAGCTGTAAATTTACCAGCTGGAGTTGGAATCGAGATTAAACAAGCGTAATTTGAGGCAAAGTATAATGGCTGATTCTCGGGTAATTTGAAATTAAATATAGGTTGAATCAAATTATCCTTACAGAATAATACAAGTTGACGCTTTTTTTAAAGCAAACTCGTGGAACCACGAGGTCAAGTTGTCAACCGATATATTATTTGATGGAGGTAAAAAGAAATGTCAGGAATTTTAGGAAAAAAAATTGGAATGACTCAAATCTTTGAAGACGGGAAATTTGTTCCAGTAACTGTTGTAGAAGCTGGTCCAAACTATGTTTTACAAAAGAAAGAAGTTGAGACAGAAGGATATGTAGCATTACAATTAGGTTTTGATGAGAAAAAAGAAAAAAATTCTACTAAACCAATGATGGGAATATTCAATAAAGCTGGAGTAAAACCATTAAGATTCGTAAGAGAATTAAAAGTTGAAACAGTTGAAGGATATGAACTTGGAC comes from Fusobacterium sp. JB019 and encodes:
- a CDS encoding RnfABCDGE type electron transport complex subunit G, which codes for MENRFIRFGSVLLIIAAISAGCLAGVNSMTKGVIEKNKIATANAARKEVLPKAIKFDESLAKENEGLKFIPGVDSSENIVGYVVVVDQGGYGGNINFSLGVDLEGKITGLRIMNHQETPGLGAKITGLEWENHWIGKDKTCTFDKSVDAFAGATISPSCVYAGIQKALSAYAGVNK
- a CDS encoding RnfABCDGE type electron transport complex subunit B, yielding MGSEILIAMVILGVTGLAMGLFLAFASKKFEVKVDERVTKITECLPGANCGGCGFPGCGGYADAVVNKGAKPNLCAPGGAGVSEKVAEIMGMKVEASTGDKIVAKVLCQGNTKNANTKYNFRGEIQTCAAANIYANGEKACSYACLGLGDCVKVCPVGAIKVVDGIASIDEEKCVSCGACKNTCPKGVIEMLPQKKLVTVKCSSKDKGVDARKNCKVACIGCGMCAKACPKDAIIIENNLAKIDPEKCINCGLCELKCPTNAIVNLRFESGHGVRKKPAPKKPASKKEEVKAENKK
- the rsxA gene encoding electron transport complex subunit RsxA, encoding MDFGKLFSIIITSIFIQNYVFGRVLGICPYMGVSKKVESSIGMGMAIVFVISLSSAITWIIYQYMLVPFGLEYLQTIMFILIIASLVQFVEMAIQKLSPNLYNALGVYLPLITTNCCVLGVAILNIQEGYNFIETVVNGAGAAIGFTLALVLLAGIRERMEYSDIPAPFKGVPIAFLAASFLAIAFMGFSGMKI
- a CDS encoding electron transport complex subunit E — encoded protein: MAKNRLSIVINGLVKENPVFVLLLGLCPTLGTTTSAINGMSMGLATTAVLVCSNFLISSVKKFIPDKVRIPAFIMVIASLVTVVQMMMEAYTPGIYKVLGLFIPLIVVNCIVLGRAESFASKNGVFDSLLDGLGSGLGFTLALTILGSIREILGNGSLFNISLFPASWQPALIFILPPGGFMTIAFVIAFQNYLKQKKEA
- the rpsJ gene encoding 30S ribosomal protein S10; its protein translation is MSSKLRIYLKAYDHMLLDQSAKKIAEVAQKSGAEIAGPMPLPTRIKKYTVLRSVHVNKDSREQFEMRVHRRMVEIKNSTQKTISSLTAVNLPAGVGIEIKQA